The nucleotide window GGCGCGCCACCAGATGCATGCCGCCGTCGCGCGGCGGAACCTCCATGCGATCGCCGAGGAGATCGCGCGCGGCCGCCACCAGGGCCGCCTGCCTCTGGCCGTAGAGGCGGCGCGTCCGGCGCAGATGCGCGCTGAAATGACCCTCCGCGATGAAGCGGGCGAGGGCGCCCTGTCCGATGATCGAGGCGAGCCCGCCGCCGCCGGTCAGGGCGCGGCGCACGGGCGCCACCAGGGTTTCCGGGAGGACGAGGTAACTCATCTGCAGGGCCGGCATGAGCACCTTCGAGACGCTGCCGACATAGAGGACGCGCCCGGCCCGATCGAGGGCGTGGAGGGGTGAGAGTGGCCGGCCGGCATAGCGGTACTCGCCGTCGTAATCGTCCTCGACGATCCAGCCGTCCCGCGCCTCCGCCCAGGCGAGCAGGGCGAGGCGGTTCTCCAGGCTCATGGTCGCGCCGAGCGGATGGCCCTGGGCCGGTGTCACCACCGCGAGCCGCGCGCCCGGTTCCAGGTTTCGCGCCCGCGCGATCGAGAACCCCGCCGCGTCGCAGGGCACCGGGACCGTGCGCAGGCCGGCGCTGCGCAGGGCGTGGCCGAGGCCGGGAAAGCCCGGCTCCTCCAGATAGGCCGCCTCGCCGGGCTCCAGCAGGAGCTCCGCCAGCAGGCGCAGGCTCTGGCGGATGCTGGCCGTGACGATCACCGCCTCTTCGCTGCACGCGACCCCGCGCCCGGCCGAGAGGTAGGCCGCCAGGGCCCGGCGCAGGCGCGGGTCGCCGAGGGGATGGATCTGCGCGGGAGGGCCGGCGCGCCACTCGGCCTGGAGCAGGCGCGCCCAGGTCTCGAACGGGAAGGCGTCGCGGGCGGGCCGGCCGAGGGCGAAGGCATCGGGGATCGGTTCGTCGCTCTCCTCGCCGCAGGTCGAGGCCAGGGCCGCCCCACGGCGCGAGAGCACCGGCGTCGCGGGGGAGGGCGCCGTGCGGCTCGCCGGGCTGCGCGGCACGGACAGGTCGTCGGGCAGGGTCTCGGCGACGCGGGTACCGGAGCCGGGACGCGTGGTGAGATAGCCTTCGGCGACGAGCTGCTCGATGGCGAGGAGGATCGTGCCCCGCGCGCAGCCGAGATCCTCGGCGAGGCCGCGCGACGAGGGCAGGCGCTGCCCCGGCGGCAGCCGTCCCGCCAGGATCGCGTCGCGTAACGCCTCGCGCACCCGGCCATGCAGGCTCGCATCCAATCGACGGAGCGGGCCTGCCTGCGACGGGGCGAGGTCGAGCTGGAGCGGCAGTGCGGGGCGACGCCGGCGCGTGGTCATACTGGTCCAGTCGGTTTTGGAAAACCGGACCTTCCGCATGATCCGCTTCTCGGCGACAGAGGGCGTGAGAACCGCGAAACCGTCAAGGACCCGCATTGTACGAGCCACCGCATTTCCGGACCGACGATATCGAGGCGCAGGCCGCGCTGATCCGCGCCTTCCCGCTCGGCCTGCTGGTGAGCGCCGGTGTCGGCGGGCTGATCGCGAACCCGGTTCCCTTCGTCCTCGATCAGCGTGACGGCCCCGAAGGCACGGGTTCGGTCGGCACGCTCCGGGCTCATCTCGCCCGCGCCAACTCTCACTGGCGCGATCTCGACGGGCTGTCCGAATGCCTCGTCGTGTTCCAGGGGCCGGACCGCTACGTCACGCCGTCCTGGTACGCGACGAAGCGGGAGACGGGGAAGGTGGTGCCGACCTGGAACTACGCCACCGTCCAGGTGTGGGGGCGCCCGCGCGTGATCGAGGACGAGGCCTGGCTGCGGCGCCAGATCGACGACCTGACTCGGTTGCGAGAGGCGGGGCGGGAGGCGCCCTGGTCGGTGGCGGACGCGCCGCCGGCCTACACCACGGCCCAGATCCGGGGGATCGTCGGCATCGAGATTCCGATTGCGCGGCTCAGCGGCAAATGGAAGGTCAGCCAGAACCGCTCGGAGGCGGACCGGGCCGGCGTCGCGGCCGGGCTGCGCCGGGAGGCGGGTGGAGCGGATGCGATGGCGGATCTCGTCGACGGGATGGGACAGCGGGCATGAGCGGGCGTGTGAACGAGTACGGCCAGCCGGTCGGCCCGGTCGTCGCGGCCTGGACCCCGCCGCCGATCCCGCCGCGCGACACGATGCAGGGCCGGTTCTGCCGGATCGTGCCGCTCGATGCCGAGCGCCATACCGGCGACCTCTTCGCCGCCCTGGCGCAGGATCCGGCGCGCTGGACCTACCTGCCGGGGGAGCCGCCGGCGGACGAGGCGCTGTATCGCGCCAGACTGGCGGAGATCGCCGGGAGCCGCGACCCGATGCACCACGCCATCCTCGATGCCGTGACCGGGCGCGCGCTCGGCGTGGCGGCCTATCTCAGGATCGAGCCGGCCCATGGCTGCATCGAGGTCGGGCATATCCAGTTCGGTTCGGGGCTCGCCCGACATCCGGCCGGCACCGAGGCGATGGCGCTGATGATGGGCCGCGCCTTCGCCCTCGGCTATCGCCGCTACGAGTGGAAATGCGACAGCCTCAACGCGCCCTCCCGCGCGGCGGCGCTCCGCTACGGCTTCACCTTCGAGGGCATCTTCCGCAACGCCATCGTCACCAAGGGCCGCTCGCGCGACACGGCGTGGTTCTCGGTGATCGACACGGAATGGCCCCGCCTGCGGGATGCGTTCGAGGCCTGGCTCGCGCCCGGAAATTTCGACGACGAGGGCCGCCAGCGCCGTTCCCTTTCCGCCCTGCGCGGCTAAGCCGGTTTGCGTTGGCACGCCAGCGCGTCACCTCTCTCAGGCCTGTGACGTGTCGCCGTTGTCGCGCGGACGCGGAAGCGCTCCTCCCGATCGAAGCCCCCTGGCCGACATCGGAGCCTCCGCGATGCCGACGGCATCGGGCCATCATGCCGCCGCCGCGTTCGGAGAGGGACTTTCGAAAGGTCCGCTCATCAGCCTATTGCCCTGCAAGATGTGCCGCAAACAGGGTCGCCGCGTTCATCGTGTTTCTCCGGGCTTGCTGGGCGTGTGTGTATTGCACCTCGCCACCGTGCAGATCGAGAATCTGTCGTATGCGCGAGTCCGCCAGAGAAAGACCGCTACCGTCGACGACAAAATTCTGCGGCAAAGAAACGTTGTTTGGCGTGACCATCAAGCCGCTCGTATAAAAAGTCGCAATCACGTTTCCGTCTTTCTGGATGGTCGCATACAACTTGGATGGGTCGTTGTCGGCCCTGACTTTGCCGACCGGCGGGAGATCTATGGGCTCCCTGAATGCTCTGGTGACGTCACTCGAGACCTTCACCGCCGACCCAGCGTCGCTGAGCCACTTGATGTCCAGTCTGCTTGAAATCGTGTCGATCTTCATGACGGAACCTCCTTTTAAAGGAGGAAAGCAATGAGTGTGCCAATTATCATGGGATTTGTCTTACCATTATTGATGTTTGTCGATCGTCGGTCGGAAATAAATTCCCGATGATCGGCAAGAGTTGCCCTATAGGCTGTGTGACGCGGGAATTTATCTGCCATCCATTGTAGGAAGGGTTCCCGATTGTGAATCTAAGATCGACATGGCCAAGATCGACTTGGCCATGACCGACCGGGAGGAGCCGTTCGATACGGCTATCGGCGGAAATATAAAAAATCTCGATTCGGACAGCGCCGTTCAATAGTGCACAAGTACAGACTGGCCTGATGCCCCTATGCCCTCGGCATTGCGGAGTCTCGGATCGGCCAGTCAGGGGTCTTCGATCGGGACGAGACCGGTCGGCGTCTATCGCTGAACCGCGCCGCGCCAGTTTTTCTCGACACCATTCGTGCGCAGGCGGCCTGCCGATCTTGATGACATCCTTATAAAATCGGCCGGCGTCCTCACTCGCATTCCTCCGCGCATCCCGGCGAGGATCGCTCGTCGGCAGGCCCGATACCCCGCGGCGGAGACGCCGTCGCGGGCGCCGTTCCCGTTGCGGGAGGCGGGGCTTGGCCGGCGCGATGCCCGGAGACCGCCCGTCCCATGCCCGACATCCTGTTCCTCGCCGGAGGCCTCGCCTTCTTCGCCCTGAGCGCGGGCTACGCCGCCCTGTGCGACCGGCTCTGAGGGGGCTCCGATGACCCTCGATCTCGCCCTCGGCGGCCTCGTGACCCTCGGGTTGCTCGCCTACCTCACCTACGCCCTCGTCCGCCCGGAACGGTTCTGACCGGCGGTTCTGAAGGAGCCACAATCATGAGTCTCAACGGTTGGATCCAGATCGCGCTCTTCGGCGCGGTCGTGCTGGCGCTGGTGAAGCCCCTCGGCGGCTACATGACCCGCGTCTTCTCGGGCGAGCGCACGTTCCTGTCGCCCGTCATCGCGCCCATGGAACGCGGGCTCTATCGCCTCGCCGGGATCGACCGCGCCCAGGAACAGCATTGGCTCGCCTATGCCGGCGCGATGCTGCTGTTCCACGTGTTCGGCTTCCTCGCCCTCTACGGGCTCCTGCGCGTCCAGGATGTGCTGCCGCTCAACCCGGCCGGGCAGGGGGCGGTGGCGCCCGATCTCGCCTTCAACACGGCGGTGAGCTTCATCACCAACACCAACTGGCAGTCCTACGGCGGCGAGACGACGTTGTCGTATCTCACGCAGATGCTGGGGCTGACGCACCAGAACTTCCTCTCGGCGGCCACCGGCATCGCCCTGTCCATCGCCCTGGTGCGCGGCTTCTCCCGCGCCTCGGCCAGGACGGTGGGGTCGTTCTGGGTCGATCTCACGCGGACCACGCTCTACGTGCTGCTGCCGCTCTGCATCGTCTACACCCTGTTCCTGGTCTTACAGGGCATCCCGCAGACGCTCGCCCCCTCTCTCGAGGTGACGACCCTCGAAGGCGGCAGGCAGACCCTGGCGCTCGGGCCGGTGGCGAGCCAGGTGGCGATCAAGATGCTCGGCACCAATGGCGGCGGGTTCTTCAACGCCAATGCCGCGCATCCGTTCGAGAACCCCACCGCGCTCTCGAACTTCGTCCAGATGGTGTCGATCTTCGCCATCGGCGCGGCGCTCACCAACGTCTTCGGCCGCATGGTCGGCGACGAGCGCCAGGGCTGGGCGATCCTCGGCGCGATGGGGGCGCTGTTCCTCTCCGGAATCGCCGTGGTCTATGTCGCCGAAAGCGCCGGCAGCCCGGTGCTGAACGCCCTGCATCTCGCCGGCGGCAACATGGAGGGCAAGGAGGTCCGCTTCGGCATCGTCGCGTCGTCCCTGTTCGCGGTGGTCACCACCGCCGCCTCCTGCGGCGCGGTCAACGCCATGCACGATTCCTTCACGGCGCTCGGCGGCATGATCCCGCTCATCAACATGGAGCTCGGCGAGGTCATCGTCGGCGGCGTCGGCGCCGGGCTCTACGGCATGCTGGTCTTCGTCATCGTCACGATCTTCGTGGCCGGCCTCATGGTCGGGCGCACGCCGGAATATCTCGGCAAGAAGATCGAGGGGCGCGAGGTCAAGATGGCGATGCTCGCCATCCTGTGCCTGCCGCTGATGATGCTCGGCTTCACCGCTCTGGCGACCGTGGTGGCCTCCGGCCTCGCGGGGCCCGCCAATGCCGGCCCGCACGGATTCTCCGAGATCCTCTACGCCTACACCTCGGCGGCGGCCAATAACGGCTCGGCCTTCGGCGGCCTCACGGCCAACACCGCCTTCTACAACACCACCCTCGGCATCGGCATGCTGTTCGGCCGGTTCTTCGTCATCGTGCCGGCGCTGGCCATCGCCGGGTCGCTGGCGGCCAAGAAGACGCTGCCGGCCTCCGCCGGCACCTTCCCCACCCACGGAATCCTGTTCGTCGGGCTGCTGGTCGGGGTGATCCTCATCGTCGGCGGCCTGACCTTCTTCCCGGCCCTCGCCCTCGGGCCGATCGTCGAACATCTGGCGGGCGCCGCCGGCCAGACCTTCGGGGCGGGAGGCTAGCGATGCGCCACGCCATGCCGCCGCGGATGGTCGGCCGCCATCGGCCCCGACCCCGCGCCGCGAGCCGCGTCCCGGCCGGGGAGGCCCGCGCCTCGGACATCGTGCTCGCCATCGGCGGCGTCCTCCTCCTCGGGCTGCTCGCCCTCTCCGCCGCGCTCATCCTCGTCGAGCGTGCCGCGACGGGGTGACCGCGCCCACCGGCCGCCCATCGCCACTCCTCCGACCTCAGAGTCTCCCATGACCCGCCCCTCCTCCTCCAGCCTGTTCAGCGCCGCCCTCGTCGGGCCGGCGCTCGTCGGCAGCGTCAAGAAGCTCGATCCGCGCGCGATGATCCGCAACCCGGTCATGTTCGTGGTCGAGGTGGTCGCGATCCTGACCACGATCCTGTTCGCCCGCGACCTCGCCACCGGCGCCCCGGATCTGGCCTTTTCCGGCCAGATCATCCTCTGGCTCTGGTTCACCCTGGTCTTCGCCAACTTCGCCGAGGCCCTGGCCGAAGGGCGGGGCAAGGCCCAGGCCGCGAGCCTGCGGCGCACCCGCACCGAGACCGGCGCCAAGCGCCTGCGCGCCGGCAACGACCTGCAGAGCAACAACCCGGATTACGAGATCGTGCCGGCCACCGATCTCCGGGTCGGCGACGTGGTGCTGGTCGAGACCGGCGAGATCATCCCCTCGGACGGCGAAGTCATCGCCGGCATCGCCTCCGTCAACGAGGCCGCGATCACCGGCGAATCCGCCCCCGTCATCCGCGAATCCGGCGGCGACCGCTCGGCCGTCACCGGCGGCACCCAGGTCCTGTCCGACCGGATCACCGTGCGGATCTCGGCCGCCAGCGGCTCGACCTTCGTCGATCGCATGATCGCCCTGGTGGAAGGCGCCTCGCGCGCCAAGACGCCGAACGAGATCGCGCTCAACATCCTGCTCGCTGGCCTGACGCTGATCTTCGTCTTCGCCGTGGCCTCGATTCCGAGCTTCGCTTCCTATGCCGGCGGCGCGATCCCGCTCATCGTCCTCGTCGCCCTGTTCGTGACGCTGATCCCGACCACGATCGGCGCGCTGCTCTCGGCCATCGGCATCGCCGGGATGGACCGGCTCGTGCGCTTCAACGTGCTGGCGATGTCGGGCCGGGCGGTGGAGGCGGCGGGCGACGTCGACACGCTCCTTCTCGACAAGACCGGGACGATCACACTGGGCAACCGCCAGGCCACCGAGTTCCGCCCGGTGCGCGGCGTCTCGGCGCAGGATCTGGCCGATGCCGCCCAGCTCGCCTCGCTGGCCGACGAGACTCCCGAGGGCCGCTCCATCGTGGTCCTCGCCAAAGAGAAATACGGAATCCGCGCCCGCGACATGGCGAGCCTCGCCGCCACCTTCGTCCCCTTCACCGCGCAGTCGCGTATGAGCGGCGTCGATCTCGACGGCTCGTCGATCCGCAAGGGCGCGGTCGAGTCGATTGTGGCCAGCGTCGGGCAGCCGCCCATGGCGAGCCGCGGCTCGAACGCCGCCATCGCCTACGAGCCATCCACCGAGTCCCCGGAGATGCGCGAGGTCCGGTCCATCGCCGAGGAGATCGCCAAGGCCGGCGGCACGCCGCTCGCCGTCGCCCGCGACGGCCGGCTGCTCGGCGTGATCACTCTGAAGGACATCGTGAAGGGCGGCATCCGCGAACGCTTCGCGGAACTGCGCCGGATGGGCATCCGCACCGTCATGATCACCGGCGACAACCCGATGACCGCCGCCGCCATCGCGGCGGAGGCGGGCGTCGACGATTTCCTGGCGCAGGCGACCCCGGAGGACAAGCTGGCGCTGATCCGCAAGGAACAGGCGCAGGGCAAGCTCGTCGCCATGTGCGGCGACGGCACCAACGACGCGCCGGCCCTCGCCCAGGCGGATGTCGGTGTCGCCATGAATACCGGCACGGTGGCCGCCCGCGAGGCCGGCAACATGGTCGATCTCGATTCCGACCCGACCAAGCTCATCGAGATCGTCGGCATCGGCAAGCAGCTCCTGATGACCAGGGGCGCGCTGACCACCTTCTCCATCGCCAACGACGTGGCGAAGTACTTCGCCATCATCCCGGCGATGTTCCTCGGGCTCTATCCGCAGCTCCAGGCGCTCAACGTGATGGGCCTCGCTTCGCCCCAGAGCGCGATCCTGTCGGCGATCATCTTCAACGCGCTCATCATCGTCGCCTTGATCCCGCTCGCCCTGCGCGGCGTCACCTACCGGGCGGTTGGGGCCGGGGCGCTCCTGCGCCGCAACCTGCTCGTCTACGGCCTCGGTGGCCTCGTCGTCCCGTTCCTCGGCATCAAGGCCATCGATCTCGCCGTCACCGCCCTGCACCTCGCCTGAGAGCGAGAGGCAGCCGAACCGTCCGCCGACGCTCCGGGCGTCCGGGACAGGGGAGCCCGAACCCACTCCCCGCCACCACGCGAGAATCCCATGCTCACCCAGCTTCGTCCCGCCCTCGTCCTCATCGTCGCGCTCACCGCCCTCACCGGCCTCGCCTATCCCCTGGCGATGACCGGCCTCGCGGCCGTGATCTTCCCAACCCAAGCTGCCGGAAGCATCGTGCTCCGCGACGGCCGCCCGGTCGGCTCCGCCCTCATCGGCCAGTCCTTCACCAGCGAGCGCTATTTCCAGGGCCGGCCCTCCGCCACCACCGCCGCCGACCCGGCCGATGCCGCCAAGACCGTGCCGGCGCCCTACAACGCGGCGAATTCTTCGGGCTCCAATCTCGGCCCGACCAGCGCGGACCTCGCGACCCGCGTGAAAGTCGATCTCGATGCGAGGCAGGTCGAGAACCCAGAACGGCCCGTCCCCGTCGATCTCGTCACCACCAGCGGATCGGGCCTCGACCCGGACATCTCGCCCGAGGCCGCCCTGTTCCAGGTGCCGCGCGTCGCCAGGGCCCGCGCCGTGCCGGAGGCCCGCCTGCGCGCCCTGGTCGAGACCGCGATCCAGGGCCGTCTCGCCGGCATTCTCGGCGAGCCCCGCGTGAACGTGCTTGCGCTCAACCTCGCCCTGGACGATCTCGGGTCGAAATAGACCGTCGGCATGAGGATCGCCCCCGGATGTCCGATCTCCGCCGCGATCCGGATCGCCCGTCGCCCGAGGCGCTGCTCCTGGCGGCGCGCCGCGAGGAGCGCGGCCGGGGGCGGCTGAAGGTCTATCTCGGCGCCGCTCCCGGCGTCGGCAAGACCTACGAGATGCTCACCGTGGCGCGGGCCAAGCGCAAGGCCGGCATCGACGTGGTGATCGGCATCGTCGAGAGTCATGGCCGCGCCGAGACCGAGGCCCTGGTGGACGGGTTCGAGGCGATCCCCCGCCGCCGCGTGGTTCATCGCGGCACCGAGCTCGGCGAGATGGATCTCGACGCGCTCCTCGCCCGCCGCCCCGCCCTCGCCCTGGTCGACGAACTCGCCCACACCAACGCGCCCGGCAGCCGCCACCCAAAGCGCTACCAGGATGTGGAGGAGCTGCTGGAGGCGGGGATCGACGTCGACACCACTCTCAACATCCAGCACGTGGAGAGCCTGAACGACGTCGTCGCGCAGATCACCCGCATCCGCGTGCGCGAGACCGTGCCCGACGGCATCCTCGAACGGGCCGAGGATATCGAGGTGATCGACCTCAATCCCGACGACCTGATCCAGCGCCTCAAGGACGGCAAGGTCTACGTCGCCCATCATGCCGAGCGGGCGCTGCGGCACTACTTCTCCCGCGGCAACCTCACGGCCCTGCGCGAACTGGCCCTGCGGCGCACCGCCGACCGGGTCGACGAGGAACTGCTCGGCCACATGCGGGCGAACGCCATCGCGGGGCCATGGGGGGCCGGCGACCGCATCCTCGTCTGCGTCAGCGAGGATGCGCGCGGCAGCGGCCTCGTGCGCTACGCCAAGCGGCTGGCCGATCGGCTCCACGCGCCCTGGATCGCCCTGAACGTGGAGGGCCCGCGCGGCGCCCTTCTCGGCGAGGTCGCGCGCGACCGCATCGCCGATACCCTGCGCCTCGCCGACCGGCTCGGCGGCGAGGCGGTGACCATCCCCGGCGGCCGGCGCGTCGCCGACGACATCCTCGCCTATGCCCACGCGGCCAATGCCAACCACGTCGTCGTCGGCAAGTCCGACCGCTCGCGGCTGTTCGAGATCGTCAACGGCTCGGTGGTGCACGATCTGGTGC belongs to Methylobacterium sp. 77 and includes:
- the kdpB gene encoding potassium-transporting ATPase subunit KdpB; this translates as MTRPSSSSLFSAALVGPALVGSVKKLDPRAMIRNPVMFVVEVVAILTTILFARDLATGAPDLAFSGQIILWLWFTLVFANFAEALAEGRGKAQAASLRRTRTETGAKRLRAGNDLQSNNPDYEIVPATDLRVGDVVLVETGEIIPSDGEVIAGIASVNEAAITGESAPVIRESGGDRSAVTGGTQVLSDRITVRISAASGSTFVDRMIALVEGASRAKTPNEIALNILLAGLTLIFVFAVASIPSFASYAGGAIPLIVLVALFVTLIPTTIGALLSAIGIAGMDRLVRFNVLAMSGRAVEAAGDVDTLLLDKTGTITLGNRQATEFRPVRGVSAQDLADAAQLASLADETPEGRSIVVLAKEKYGIRARDMASLAATFVPFTAQSRMSGVDLDGSSIRKGAVESIVASVGQPPMASRGSNAAIAYEPSTESPEMREVRSIAEEIAKAGGTPLAVARDGRLLGVITLKDIVKGGIRERFAELRRMGIRTVMITGDNPMTAAAIAAEAGVDDFLAQATPEDKLALIRKEQAQGKLVAMCGDGTNDAPALAQADVGVAMNTGTVAAREAGNMVDLDSDPTKLIEIVGIGKQLLMTRGALTTFSIANDVAKYFAIIPAMFLGLYPQLQALNVMGLASPQSAILSAIIFNALIIVALIPLALRGVTYRAVGAGALLRRNLLVYGLGGLVVPFLGIKAIDLAVTALHLA
- a CDS encoding PLP-dependent aminotransferase family protein, whose protein sequence is MTTRRRRPALPLQLDLAPSQAGPLRRLDASLHGRVREALRDAILAGRLPPGQRLPSSRGLAEDLGCARGTILLAIEQLVAEGYLTTRPGSGTRVAETLPDDLSVPRSPASRTAPSPATPVLSRRGAALASTCGEESDEPIPDAFALGRPARDAFPFETWARLLQAEWRAGPPAQIHPLGDPRLRRALAAYLSAGRGVACSEEAVIVTASIRQSLRLLAELLLEPGEAAYLEEPGFPGLGHALRSAGLRTVPVPCDAAGFSIARARNLEPGARLAVVTPAQGHPLGATMSLENRLALLAWAEARDGWIVEDDYDGEYRYAGRPLSPLHALDRAGRVLYVGSVSKVLMPALQMSYLVLPETLVAPVRRALTGGGGLASIIGQGALARFIAEGHFSAHLRRTRRLYGQRQAALVAAARDLLGDRMEVPPRDGGMHLVARPVAGTRFDDGRAVEACARAGLATTALSPHFSDRSLAEQGLLLGYASVPERAIVPAVRRMAEALRGMDDAGPR
- a CDS encoding K(+)-transporting ATPase subunit C translates to MLTQLRPALVLIVALTALTGLAYPLAMTGLAAVIFPTQAAGSIVLRDGRPVGSALIGQSFTSERYFQGRPSATTAADPADAAKTVPAPYNAANSSGSNLGPTSADLATRVKVDLDARQVENPERPVPVDLVTTSGSGLDPDISPEAALFQVPRVARARAVPEARLRALVETAIQGRLAGILGEPRVNVLALNLALDDLGSK
- a CDS encoding FMN-binding negative transcriptional regulator codes for the protein MYEPPHFRTDDIEAQAALIRAFPLGLLVSAGVGGLIANPVPFVLDQRDGPEGTGSVGTLRAHLARANSHWRDLDGLSECLVVFQGPDRYVTPSWYATKRETGKVVPTWNYATVQVWGRPRVIEDEAWLRRQIDDLTRLREAGREAPWSVADAPPAYTTAQIRGIVGIEIPIARLSGKWKVSQNRSEADRAGVAAGLRREAGGADAMADLVDGMGQRA
- the kdpA gene encoding potassium-transporting ATPase subunit KdpA, with translation MSLNGWIQIALFGAVVLALVKPLGGYMTRVFSGERTFLSPVIAPMERGLYRLAGIDRAQEQHWLAYAGAMLLFHVFGFLALYGLLRVQDVLPLNPAGQGAVAPDLAFNTAVSFITNTNWQSYGGETTLSYLTQMLGLTHQNFLSAATGIALSIALVRGFSRASARTVGSFWVDLTRTTLYVLLPLCIVYTLFLVLQGIPQTLAPSLEVTTLEGGRQTLALGPVASQVAIKMLGTNGGGFFNANAAHPFENPTALSNFVQMVSIFAIGAALTNVFGRMVGDERQGWAILGAMGALFLSGIAVVYVAESAGSPVLNALHLAGGNMEGKEVRFGIVASSLFAVVTTAASCGAVNAMHDSFTALGGMIPLINMELGEVIVGGVGAGLYGMLVFVIVTIFVAGLMVGRTPEYLGKKIEGREVKMAMLAILCLPLMMLGFTALATVVASGLAGPANAGPHGFSEILYAYTSAAANNGSAFGGLTANTAFYNTTLGIGMLFGRFFVIVPALAIAGSLAAKKTLPASAGTFPTHGILFVGLLVGVILIVGGLTFFPALALGPIVEHLAGAAGQTFGAGG
- a CDS encoding GNAT family protein — encoded protein: MSGRVNEYGQPVGPVVAAWTPPPIPPRDTMQGRFCRIVPLDAERHTGDLFAALAQDPARWTYLPGEPPADEALYRARLAEIAGSRDPMHHAILDAVTGRALGVAAYLRIEPAHGCIEVGHIQFGSGLARHPAGTEAMALMMGRAFALGYRRYEWKCDSLNAPSRAAALRYGFTFEGIFRNAIVTKGRSRDTAWFSVIDTEWPRLRDAFEAWLAPGNFDDEGRQRRSLSALRG
- a CDS encoding K(+)-transporting ATPase subunit F, whose amino-acid sequence is MTLDLALGGLVTLGLLAYLTYALVRPERF